One part of the Bradyrhizobium sp. CB1650 genome encodes these proteins:
- a CDS encoding K(+)-transporting ATPase subunit F has product MIFDYTLAGAVSFGLLIYLTYALLRPERF; this is encoded by the coding sequence ATGATCTTCGACTACACGCTCGCCGGCGCCGTCTCGTTCGGCCTCCTCATCTACCTCACTTATGCGCTGTTGCGGCCCGAGCGGTTCTGA
- the kdpB gene encoding potassium-transporting ATPase subunit KdpB — protein sequence MDTMKLQKRASVSAMLDPKVVGPAIRASFTKLDPRLMVKNPVMFVVEIVAALTTVIFLRDLVTGGANLGFTFQIILWLWFTVMFANFAEAVAEGRGKAQAESLRKTRTESQAKLLTGSEGAFKLVPGTSLKVGDIVLVEAGDTIPSDGEVIEGVASVNEAAITGESAPVIRESGGDRSAVTGGTQVLSDWIRVRITAAQGSTFIDRMIKLVEGAERQKTPNEIALNILLAGLTIIFVFAIVTIPSYAAYAGGSISVIVLVALFVTLIPTTIGALLSAIGIAGMDRLVRFNVLAMSGRAVEAAGDVDTLLLDKTGTITLGNRQATAFRPVRGVTEQELADAAQLASLADETPEGRSIVVLAKEKYGIRGRDMAELGATFIPFTAQTRMSGVDAGGSSVRKGAVDAMLNHVGGGAPLAIASGNAARAIQPAALSDIGREIQAIADEIAKAGGTPLAVAKDGRLLGVIQLKDIVKGGIRERFAELRRMGIRTIMITGDNPMTAAAIAAEAGVDDFLAQATPEDKLKLIRDEQAKGKLVAMCGDGTNDAPALAQADVGVAMNTGTQAAREAGNMVDLDSNPTKLIEVVEIGKQLLMTRGALTTFSIANDVAKYFAIIPAMFLAFYPQLNVLNVMNLASPQSAILSAIIFNALIIVALIPLALKGVAYRAVGAGALLRRNLLIYGVGGIVIPFIGIKAIDLVVTALHLA from the coding sequence ATGGATACGATGAAACTGCAAAAGCGCGCTTCCGTGTCGGCGATGCTCGATCCGAAGGTCGTGGGTCCCGCAATCCGCGCGTCCTTCACCAAGCTCGACCCGCGGCTGATGGTGAAGAATCCCGTGATGTTCGTGGTCGAGATCGTGGCCGCGCTCACCACGGTGATCTTCCTGCGTGATCTCGTGACGGGCGGTGCAAATCTCGGATTCACCTTCCAGATCATCCTCTGGCTCTGGTTCACGGTGATGTTCGCCAACTTCGCCGAGGCGGTGGCCGAAGGCCGCGGCAAGGCGCAGGCCGAATCGCTGCGCAAGACCCGCACCGAGAGCCAGGCCAAGCTCCTGACCGGCTCCGAGGGGGCCTTCAAGCTCGTGCCGGGCACGAGCCTCAAGGTCGGCGACATCGTGCTGGTCGAGGCCGGCGACACCATTCCCTCCGACGGCGAGGTGATCGAGGGCGTCGCCTCGGTCAACGAAGCCGCCATCACGGGCGAGTCCGCGCCGGTCATTCGCGAGTCCGGCGGCGACCGCTCGGCGGTGACCGGCGGCACCCAGGTGCTGTCCGACTGGATCCGCGTCCGCATCACGGCTGCGCAGGGCTCGACCTTCATCGACCGCATGATCAAGCTGGTCGAAGGCGCCGAGCGGCAGAAGACGCCGAACGAGATCGCGCTCAACATCCTGCTGGCCGGCCTCACCATCATCTTCGTGTTCGCCATCGTCACGATTCCAAGCTATGCCGCCTATGCCGGCGGCTCGATCTCGGTGATCGTCCTGGTCGCGCTGTTCGTGACGCTGATTCCGACCACGATCGGCGCGCTTCTGTCGGCGATCGGCATCGCCGGCATGGACCGCCTGGTGCGCTTCAACGTGCTGGCGATGTCCGGCCGCGCGGTCGAGGCGGCAGGCGACGTCGACACGCTGCTGCTCGACAAGACGGGCACCATTACGCTCGGCAACCGGCAGGCCACCGCCTTCCGTCCCGTGCGCGGCGTGACCGAGCAGGAACTGGCCGACGCCGCCCAGCTCGCCTCGCTCGCCGACGAGACGCCGGAAGGCCGCTCCATCGTGGTGCTGGCGAAGGAGAAATACGGCATCCGCGGCCGCGATATGGCCGAGCTGGGTGCGACCTTCATCCCGTTCACCGCGCAGACCCGCATGAGCGGCGTCGATGCCGGCGGCTCGTCGGTGCGCAAGGGCGCGGTCGATGCCATGCTGAACCATGTCGGTGGGGGTGCGCCGCTGGCGATCGCCTCCGGCAATGCGGCGCGTGCTATCCAGCCTGCGGCGCTTTCCGATATCGGCCGCGAAATCCAGGCCATCGCCGACGAGATCGCCAAAGCCGGTGGCACGCCGCTGGCGGTGGCCAAGGACGGCCGCCTACTCGGCGTCATCCAGCTCAAGGACATCGTCAAGGGCGGCATCCGCGAGCGCTTTGCGGAGCTGCGCCGCATGGGCATCCGCACCATCATGATCACCGGCGACAACCCGATGACGGCCGCCGCCATCGCCGCGGAGGCCGGCGTCGACGATTTCCTGGCGCAGGCAACCCCCGAGGACAAGCTCAAGCTGATCCGCGACGAGCAGGCCAAGGGCAAGCTGGTCGCCATGTGCGGCGACGGCACCAACGACGCGCCGGCGCTTGCGCAGGCCGATGTCGGCGTCGCCATGAACACCGGCACCCAGGCCGCTCGTGAAGCCGGCAACATGGTCGACCTCGATTCCAACCCGACGAAGCTGATCGAGGTGGTCGAGATCGGCAAGCAGCTCCTGATGACGCGTGGTGCGCTGACGACGTTCTCGATCGCCAACGACGTCGCAAAATACTTCGCGATCATCCCGGCGATGTTCCTGGCGTTCTATCCGCAGCTCAACGTGCTCAACGTCATGAACCTGGCGAGCCCGCAGAGCGCCATCCTGTCGGCGATCATCTTCAACGCGCTGATCATCGTCGCGCTGATTCCGCTGGCGCTGAAGGGCGTGGCCTATCGTGCGGTCGGCGCCGGCGCGCTTTTGAGGCGCAACCTGTTGATCTACGGCGTCGGCGGCATCGTCATTCCCTTCATCGGCATCAAGGCGATCGACCTCGTGGTGACCGCCCTGCACTTGGCTTGA
- a CDS encoding K(+)-transporting ATPase subunit C, with protein MLREIRPAIVLLLALTAITGLAYPLAITGIAGALFPAQAQGSLIEKDGKVIGSALIGQEFKDGKYFHGRPSATLAPDPNDSTKTVPAPYNAANSGGSNLGPTSKALADRLKDDVDKLKAENPNAAVPVDLVTTSASGLDPDISPEAAQFQVPRVAKARNMSEDQVKHLVTSHTEGRLLGLLGEPRVNVLALNLALDRAAPK; from the coding sequence ATGCTCAGAGAAATCCGCCCGGCCATCGTCCTCTTGCTGGCACTGACCGCCATCACGGGCCTCGCCTATCCGCTCGCGATCACTGGCATCGCCGGCGCGCTCTTCCCCGCGCAGGCGCAAGGCAGCCTGATCGAGAAGGACGGCAAGGTGATCGGCTCCGCCCTGATCGGGCAGGAGTTCAAGGACGGCAAATATTTCCACGGCCGTCCCTCCGCGACGCTTGCGCCGGACCCGAATGATTCGACCAAAACGGTCCCCGCACCCTACAACGCCGCCAACTCGGGCGGCTCCAACCTCGGCCCCACCAGCAAGGCGCTGGCCGACCGGTTGAAGGACGACGTGGACAAGCTGAAAGCGGAGAACCCGAACGCTGCCGTGCCGGTCGACCTGGTGACGACCTCCGCCAGCGGGCTCGATCCGGACATCTCGCCGGAAGCGGCGCAATTCCAGGTGCCGCGGGTGGCGAAGGCGCGGAATATGTCCGAGGATCAGGTCAAGCATCTCGTGACATCCCACACTGAGGGGCGCCTGCTGGGCCTGCTCGGCGAACCCCGGGTTAACGTACTCGCCCTGAACCTGGCGCTCGACCGCGCCGCCCCGAAGTAG
- the dapA gene encoding 4-hydroxy-tetrahydrodipicolinate synthase: protein MFIPPSAWFTGFIPDLPTPFDAADAVDLKAFAALCERQVAAGAPALVVCETAGEAPTLSPAEQELVIRTAVDVARGRMRIIAGVVSNATSRAIELARRAEAAGADAVISAVPSYNKPMQEGMLAHFRAIAGSIGLPIILHDVPARTLRPLADETIIRLAESRQFAGLRDGSGDITRPMRLSRHLPAGFRLLSGDDTTAFGFIASGGDGAISEVANIAPDLCRTIFSQVRQGRLQSARYLNKRLIPLVSCCAKESPSALKCALSLLDLMRPDTRLPIVPLDAAAQAEVARALAAIADEELVDGVGA, encoded by the coding sequence ATGTTCATCCCGCCCTCCGCCTGGTTCACCGGCTTCATTCCCGATCTGCCGACCCCGTTCGATGCGGCGGACGCGGTCGATCTGAAGGCTTTTGCCGCACTCTGCGAGCGCCAGGTCGCCGCCGGCGCTCCTGCGCTCGTGGTCTGCGAGACCGCCGGCGAGGCGCCGACGCTGTCGCCCGCCGAACAGGAACTCGTGATTCGCACTGCGGTCGACGTCGCCCGCGGCCGGATGCGGATTATCGCCGGCGTCGTCTCGAACGCGACCAGCCGCGCCATCGAGCTTGCGCGCCGCGCCGAAGCGGCGGGCGCGGATGCCGTCATATCGGCGGTGCCCTCCTACAACAAGCCGATGCAGGAGGGCATGCTGGCCCATTTCCGCGCGATTGCGGGATCGATCGGATTGCCGATCATCCTGCACGACGTTCCTGCCCGCACACTGCGGCCACTCGCAGACGAGACCATCATACGCCTCGCGGAGTCCAGGCAGTTCGCGGGTCTGCGCGACGGCAGCGGCGACATCACCCGTCCGATGCGCCTGTCGCGGCATCTGCCCGCCGGCTTCCGGCTACTGTCCGGCGACGACACCACCGCCTTCGGCTTCATCGCGAGCGGCGGCGATGGCGCGATCTCGGAGGTCGCCAACATCGCTCCGGATCTCTGCCGGACGATCTTTTCCCAAGTCAGGCAAGGCCGCCTGCAATCCGCTCGTTACCTGAACAAGCGTCTTATTCCGCTCGTGTCGTGCTGCGCGAAGGAGAGCCCCTCCGCGCTCAAATGCGCGCTCAGCCTGCTCGACCTGATGCGGCCGGATACGCGGCTGCCGATCGTGCCACTGGATGCCGCCGCACAAGCGGAAGTCGCCAGGGCATTGGCGGCGATCGCCGATGAGGAGCTCGTCGACGGCGTCGGAGCCTGA
- a CDS encoding sensor histidine kinase KdpD — MVRERRDPEQRPSPEALLEAARREESASGKLKIFVGAAPGVGKTYEMLQSAHARRKAGVDVVVGFVETHGRAETEALLRGLDVIPRKALDYRGQMIEEMDLDAVIARRPQLALVDELAHTNAAGSRHPKRYLDVEELLSHGIDVYTSVNIQHIESLNDVVAQITHVRVRETVPDSVFDRADAIELIDLTPDDLIQRLKEGKVYVPKQAERALEHYFSPGNLTALRELALRRTAERVDEQLLTHMQANAIAGPWAAGERILVCVSEDPRAAGLVRYTKRLADRLHAPFTAISIETRRSLQLSDDERDRLADTLRLAESLGGEALTIPAVGRRIADDVVNFAQANNVTQIVIGKSTRSRWFEMTRGSVVHDLVRRAGNISVHVIPGDELADQPAPKTAVQTAARVEQFDALPYLKALGITALGLAAAAVIKPRFGVENVDLVFLTAVVTVAVRYGLWPSLLASVAASLAYNFFFLPPVYTFTITDPTNVAAFFFFMLIAVLVSNVAGRVRTQADTAIGRIRTTEQLYAFSRKLAGTGTLDDVLWATAYQTALMLKVRVVLLLPEDSLLTVKSGYPPEDQLDQADLAAANWAWSNDRPAGRGSDTLPGAKRLFLPMRTGRGPIGVIGIDDDRTGPLLTPDQRRLLDALVDQGALAIERVLLVEDMDRVKRTVESERLRAALLTSISHDLKTPLASVLGAASTMRDLAGALSDTEKRDLLATVIDESERLNRFIANLLDMTKLESGAIVPNTALHDLGEIVGSALRRAAKILTGHKVELVLAVDLPMLEVDAVLFEQVLFNLLDNAAKYSPRGTTISIRSQRDRDQVILQVADEGAGIPPDELESVFDKFYRVQKGDHVRPGTGLGLAISRGFVEAMRGTISAANRSDRSGAVLTIRLPVPAQTHALDTAA, encoded by the coding sequence ATGGTCCGAGAGCGCCGCGATCCCGAACAACGTCCTTCGCCCGAGGCGCTGCTGGAAGCAGCGCGCCGCGAGGAAAGCGCGAGCGGCAAGCTGAAGATCTTCGTCGGCGCCGCCCCCGGCGTCGGCAAGACCTACGAGATGCTGCAGAGCGCCCATGCCAGGCGCAAGGCGGGCGTCGACGTGGTGGTCGGCTTCGTCGAGACCCATGGCCGCGCCGAGACCGAGGCGCTGCTCCGCGGGCTCGATGTGATCCCGCGCAAGGCGCTCGATTATCGCGGTCAGATGATCGAGGAGATGGACCTCGATGCGGTGATCGCGCGGCGGCCGCAGCTCGCATTGGTCGATGAACTTGCCCATACGAATGCCGCCGGAAGCCGTCATCCCAAGCGCTATCTCGACGTCGAGGAATTGCTATCCCACGGCATCGACGTCTACACCTCCGTCAACATCCAGCACATCGAGAGCCTGAACGACGTCGTCGCCCAGATCACCCATGTGCGGGTGCGCGAGACGGTGCCGGATTCGGTGTTCGATCGCGCCGATGCGATCGAGCTGATCGACCTCACGCCCGACGACCTGATCCAGCGGTTGAAGGAGGGCAAGGTCTATGTGCCCAAACAGGCCGAGCGGGCGCTGGAGCATTATTTTTCCCCGGGCAACCTGACTGCGCTGCGCGAGCTCGCGCTGCGGCGTACGGCCGAGCGGGTCGACGAGCAATTGCTCACCCACATGCAGGCGAATGCCATCGCCGGCCCCTGGGCCGCCGGCGAGCGTATCCTGGTCTGCGTCAGCGAGGATCCGCGCGCCGCGGGGCTCGTGCGCTACACCAAGCGGCTCGCCGACCGGCTGCACGCGCCGTTCACCGCGATCTCGATCGAGACGCGGCGGTCGCTCCAGCTCTCCGACGATGAGCGCGACCGTCTTGCCGATACGCTGCGGCTGGCGGAGTCGCTCGGCGGCGAGGCGCTGACCATTCCCGCCGTCGGTCGTCGCATCGCGGACGACGTCGTCAATTTCGCACAAGCCAACAACGTCACCCAGATCGTGATTGGCAAGTCGACGCGCTCGCGCTGGTTCGAGATGACGCGCGGCTCCGTCGTGCATGATCTCGTCCGCCGCGCCGGCAATATCAGCGTCCACGTCATTCCCGGCGACGAGCTCGCTGACCAGCCGGCGCCGAAGACGGCGGTCCAGACCGCGGCGCGCGTCGAACAGTTCGATGCGCTGCCTTATCTGAAGGCACTCGGGATCACCGCGCTCGGCCTGGCCGCGGCTGCGGTCATCAAGCCGAGGTTCGGCGTCGAGAATGTCGACCTAGTGTTCCTGACTGCCGTGGTGACGGTCGCGGTGCGCTACGGGCTGTGGCCGTCGCTGCTTGCCAGCGTCGCGGCCTCGCTCGCCTACAATTTCTTCTTCCTGCCGCCGGTCTACACCTTCACCATCACTGACCCGACCAATGTCGCGGCGTTCTTCTTCTTCATGCTGATCGCGGTCCTGGTGTCGAACGTTGCTGGGCGGGTGCGCACGCAGGCCGACACGGCGATCGGCCGGATCAGGACGACCGAGCAGCTCTATGCGTTCAGCCGCAAGCTCGCGGGCACGGGTACGCTCGACGACGTGCTGTGGGCAACCGCTTATCAGACCGCGCTGATGCTGAAGGTGCGCGTGGTGCTGCTGCTGCCGGAGGATAGCCTGCTCACGGTGAAATCCGGCTATCCGCCCGAGGATCAGCTCGACCAGGCCGATCTGGCCGCCGCCAACTGGGCCTGGAGCAACGACCGGCCCGCCGGCCGCGGCTCCGACACGCTGCCGGGTGCGAAGCGGCTGTTCCTGCCGATGCGCACGGGACGCGGTCCGATCGGTGTCATCGGCATCGACGACGACCGCACCGGCCCGTTGCTGACCCCGGACCAGCGCCGGCTGCTCGACGCGCTGGTCGACCAGGGCGCGCTCGCGATCGAGCGCGTGCTGCTGGTCGAGGACATGGACCGCGTCAAACGCACCGTCGAATCCGAGCGGCTGCGCGCGGCGCTCTTGACCTCGATCTCGCATGATCTGAAGACGCCGCTCGCCTCGGTGCTGGGCGCGGCCTCGACCATGCGCGATCTCGCCGGCGCGCTCTCCGACACAGAGAAGCGCGATCTGCTCGCAACGGTGATCGACGAATCCGAGCGCCTCAACCGCTTCATCGCCAACCTGCTCGACATGACCAAGCTGGAGTCCGGCGCCATCGTGCCCAACACGGCGCTGCACGATCTGGGTGAGATCGTCGGCAGTGCGCTAAGGCGGGCCGCCAAGATTCTCACTGGGCATAAGGTCGAGCTGGTGCTGGCCGTCGATCTGCCGATGCTCGAGGTCGACGCGGTGCTGTTCGAACAGGTGCTGTTCAACCTGCTCGACAATGCCGCGAAATATTCGCCGCGGGGCACCACGATCTCGATCAGGAGCCAACGGGATAGGGATCAGGTGATCCTCCAGGTCGCCGACGAAGGCGCCGGCATCCCGCCCGACGAGCTCGAGAGCGTGTTCGACAAGTTCTATCGTGTGCAGAAGGGGGATCATGTCCGTCCCGGCACCGGGCTCGGCCTCGCAATCTCGCGCGGCTTCGTCGAGGCGATGCGTGGCACGATCTCGGCCGCTAACCGCAGCGATCGGAGCGGTGCCGTCCTGACCATCCGTCTGCCTGTTCCGGCACAGACCCACGCATTGGATACCGCCGCATGA
- a CDS encoding Ku protein, with the protein MAPRAYWKGSLKLSLVSCPVVLYPAATAAEKTRFHLINRETGNRLKQQMVDSETGDVVESDQKGRGYELRKGKYVEIEPEELEAVQIESNHTIDIESFVPSNEIDQRYLNHPYYIAPDGKAAVDAFAVIRDAMEDQERVALAKIVLTNREHVMAIEPLGKGLLGTTLRYPYELRDEDQFFDEIKSPKITKDMVELAGHILRTKAAHFDPGKFKDEYEDALKALVKRKAAGKKIELPEPEERPSNVVSLMDALKQSLKGRGSGRTRAKSHARRTTGRHRSAKKAHRSTARHRKAG; encoded by the coding sequence ATGGCTCCCCGCGCCTACTGGAAAGGATCGTTGAAACTGTCGTTGGTCAGTTGTCCGGTCGTGCTCTATCCGGCTGCGACTGCGGCCGAGAAGACGCGGTTTCACCTGATCAACCGGGAGACCGGAAACCGGCTCAAGCAGCAGATGGTCGATTCCGAGACCGGCGACGTCGTCGAAAGCGACCAGAAGGGGCGCGGCTACGAGCTGCGCAAGGGCAAGTATGTCGAGATCGAGCCGGAGGAGCTGGAGGCGGTTCAGATCGAGAGCAATCACACCATCGACATCGAGAGTTTCGTGCCGAGCAACGAAATCGACCAGCGCTATCTCAACCATCCCTACTACATCGCGCCCGACGGCAAGGCCGCAGTCGACGCCTTCGCCGTGATCCGAGACGCCATGGAGGACCAGGAGCGCGTCGCGCTCGCCAAGATCGTGCTCACCAACCGCGAGCATGTCATGGCGATCGAGCCGCTCGGCAAAGGCCTGCTCGGCACGACCCTGCGCTATCCCTACGAGCTGCGCGACGAGGACCAGTTCTTCGACGAGATCAAGAGCCCCAAGATCACCAAGGATATGGTCGAGCTCGCCGGACACATCCTGCGCACCAAGGCCGCGCATTTCGACCCCGGCAAATTCAAGGACGAATACGAGGACGCGCTGAAGGCGCTGGTGAAGCGAAAGGCCGCGGGCAAGAAGATCGAGCTTCCCGAGCCCGAGGAGCGCCCGAGCAACGTCGTCAGCCTGATGGATGCGCTGAAGCAGAGCCTGAAGGGGCGCGGTAGTGGAAGAACGAGAGCCAAGTCCCATGCACGCCGGACGACCGGACGGCATCGCAGCGCGAAGAAAGCGCACCGCTCGACGGCGCGGCATCGCAAGGCCGGTTAA
- the kdpA gene encoding potassium-transporting ATPase subunit KdpA, which yields MTVIGWLQIILYCVIIVALTKPLGWYITRVLNGERTFLSPVLRPIEAGIYWVSGVDEKREQHWLTYTVSMLLFHVGGVLIIYGLMRLQALLPFNPAGQSAVAEDLSFNTAISFITNTNWQNYGGESTLSYLVQMLGLTHQNFLSAATGIALAVALIRGFARASMRTIGNFWVDATRTTLYVLLPICVVYALFLVWQGMPQTLGPYVEATTLEGAKQTIAVGPVASQVAIKMLGTNGGGFFNANAAHPFENPTALSNFVQMLSIFVIGAALTNVFGRMVGNQRQGFAILGVMGVLFVAGVAVTYWAESSGTATLHALGLTGGNMEGKEVRFGIVASSLFAVITTAASCGAVNAMHDSFTALGGMIPLINMQLGEIIVGGVGAGLYGMLLFIILAIFVAGLMVGRTPEYVGKKIEAREVKMAMLAILVLPLMYLGWTAIAVVYPTAVASMANAGPHGFSEVLYAFTSQTGNNGSAFAGLTGNILFYNLAGASAMFVGRFFMIVPAMAIAGSLASKKSVPPSAGTFPTTGGLFVGLVVGVILIIGGLTFFPALALGPIVEHLAMNAGNVF from the coding sequence ATGACTGTGATCGGTTGGCTCCAGATCATTCTTTATTGCGTCATCATCGTCGCGCTGACCAAGCCGCTCGGCTGGTACATCACGCGCGTGCTCAATGGCGAACGTACCTTCCTGTCGCCGGTGCTGCGCCCGATTGAGGCCGGGATCTATTGGGTCAGCGGTGTTGACGAAAAGCGCGAGCAGCATTGGCTGACCTACACGGTCTCCATGCTGCTGTTCCATGTCGGCGGCGTCCTGATCATTTATGGCCTGATGCGACTGCAGGCGCTGCTGCCATTCAATCCGGCCGGCCAATCCGCTGTTGCGGAGGATCTCTCCTTCAACACCGCGATCTCTTTCATCACCAACACCAACTGGCAGAATTACGGCGGCGAGAGCACGCTATCCTATCTCGTCCAGATGCTGGGCCTGACGCACCAGAACTTCCTGTCGGCGGCGACCGGCATCGCGCTTGCGGTGGCCTTGATCCGCGGCTTTGCCAGGGCATCGATGCGCACCATCGGCAATTTCTGGGTCGATGCCACCCGCACCACGCTCTATGTGCTGCTGCCGATCTGCGTCGTCTACGCGCTGTTCCTGGTCTGGCAGGGCATGCCGCAGACACTTGGGCCGTATGTCGAGGCGACCACGCTCGAGGGCGCCAAGCAGACCATCGCGGTCGGTCCAGTCGCCTCGCAGGTGGCGATCAAGATGCTCGGCACCAATGGCGGCGGCTTTTTCAACGCCAATGCAGCCCATCCGTTCGAGAATCCGACCGCGCTGTCGAACTTCGTGCAGATGCTGTCGATCTTCGTGATCGGCGCGGCGCTGACCAATGTGTTCGGCCGCATGGTCGGCAACCAGCGCCAGGGTTTCGCGATCCTCGGCGTGATGGGCGTGCTGTTCGTCGCCGGTGTTGCAGTGACCTATTGGGCGGAATCGAGCGGCACCGCGACGCTGCATGCGCTGGGCCTGACCGGCGGCAACATGGAAGGCAAGGAGGTCCGCTTCGGCATCGTGGCGTCCTCCCTGTTCGCCGTGATCACGACGGCGGCCTCCTGCGGCGCGGTCAACGCCATGCATGACAGCTTCACTGCGCTGGGCGGTATGATCCCGCTGATCAACATGCAGCTTGGCGAGATCATTGTCGGCGGCGTCGGCGCCGGCCTCTATGGCATGCTGCTGTTCATCATCCTCGCGATCTTCGTCGCAGGGCTCATGGTCGGCCGCACGCCGGAATATGTCGGCAAGAAGATCGAGGCCCGCGAGGTGAAGATGGCGATGCTCGCGATCCTGGTGCTGCCGCTGATGTATCTCGGTTGGACGGCCATCGCGGTGGTCTATCCGACCGCGGTGGCCTCGATGGCGAATGCCGGCCCGCATGGCTTCTCCGAGGTGCTCTACGCCTTCACCTCGCAGACCGGCAACAACGGCTCGGCCTTCGCCGGCCTCACCGGCAACATCCTGTTCTACAATCTCGCGGGCGCATCCGCGATGTTCGTCGGCCGTTTCTTCATGATCGTTCCGGCGATGGCGATCGCGGGTTCGCTGGCGAGCAAGAAGTCCGTGCCGCCGTCGGCCGGCACCTTCCCGACCACCGGCGGCCTGTTCGTTGGCCTGGTCGTGGGCGTGATCCTGATCATCGGTGGCCTGACCTTCTTCCCGGCGCTCGCGCTCGGTCCGATCGTCGAACATCTCGCGATGAACGCCGGCAACGTCTTCTGA
- a CDS encoding response regulator transcription factor — MSSAPIKVLVIDDEPPIRKLLRMGLATQGYEILEASNGKVALEKLTEGPALIILDLGLPDIQGHELLRTIRARNEGVPIVVLSSRGDEAGKVQALDLGADDYLTKPFGMDELLARLRAALRHQLQVQGERPVFRTGDLSVDLVRRIVKVGEREVKLSPKEYDLLRVLVQHAGKVLTHRFLLKELWDELTDAQYLRVYVRQLRQKIEADPERPQYVLTETGIGYRLKAGD; from the coding sequence ATGAGTTCTGCCCCGATCAAGGTCCTGGTCATCGACGACGAGCCGCCGATCCGTAAATTGCTGCGGATGGGGCTCGCGACGCAAGGCTACGAGATTTTGGAGGCGTCCAACGGCAAGGTCGCGCTGGAAAAGCTCACCGAAGGGCCGGCGCTGATCATTCTCGATCTCGGCCTGCCCGACATCCAGGGCCATGAGCTGTTGCGCACCATCCGCGCTCGCAATGAAGGCGTTCCGATCGTGGTGCTGTCGAGCCGCGGCGACGAGGCCGGCAAGGTGCAGGCGCTCGATCTCGGTGCCGATGATTACCTGACAAAGCCGTTCGGCATGGACGAGCTCTTGGCACGCCTGCGTGCCGCGCTACGCCACCAGCTCCAGGTGCAGGGCGAGCGCCCTGTGTTCCGCACCGGAGATCTCTCAGTCGATCTCGTGCGCCGCATCGTCAAAGTGGGCGAGCGCGAGGTGAAGCTGTCACCGAAGGAATATGACCTGCTGCGCGTGCTGGTGCAGCACGCTGGCAAGGTGCTCACCCATCGCTTCCTGCTCAAGGAGCTCTGGGACGAGCTGACCGATGCGCAATATCTGCGCGTCTATGTCCGCCAGCTTCGGCAGAAGATCGAAGCCGATCCGGAGCGACCGCAATATGTGCTGACGGAGACGGGAATCGGCTATCGGTTGAAGGCGGGAGATTAG